The Candidatus Hydrogenedentota bacterium genome includes the window CGGCGCGGACGAAAGCGGCGCAACGGTCCTCTCGCTGGAGCAGGCCCTCGCCCTGGCCGTCACCAACAGCCGCGCTTATCAGAATCGCAAAGAGGCCCTCTACCTGGAGGCCCTGTCGCTGAGCCTGGACCGGCATCGCTATGCGCCCATCTTTTCGGGTGGAGCCGGGGCCGAGTATGCCCGCACCACCACAACGACCAACGAGGCGACGGAACTCAGCCAGGCCCTGGGCGTAACGAACGCCTTTATCGATGAACTTGAGGCTGTCACCGGCACACCCGCCGACCTGCTGAACGCCTATGCCGCCGTGGTGGAACAAGCCGGAGACGTGGCCGGACTCACCGGAACCGAAGCGGGCTACGCGAGCGAGCGCACGGCGTCGGCGGGCACAAGCGCGGGCGTGGACTGGCTCCTCAAAGGGGGCGGGCGCATTGCGGTGGACCTTACCTCAAATTTTCTCCGCTTTCTTACCGGGGACACGGAATCCATCACTTCGTCGGTGCTCTCCGCCACGGTGACCCAGCCCCTCCTTCGCGGGGCGGGCGCAAAAGTTTCCGCCGAGCGCCTGACCCAGGCCGAGCGCGATGTACTCTATGCCCTCCGTGATTTCAGCCGATTTCGCCAGCAGTTCACCGTCCAGGTGGCTGCGGCGTATTACCAGGTACTCCAGAATCTCGATGCGGTTCACAATAACTGGAACAGCCTGGAGAATTTCCGCCGCAACGCGGAGCGCGAGCGCGATTTTGCCACCGAAGGCCGGAGCACCCTGGCAAGCGTGGGCCGTCAGGAAGCCGCCGAACTGGGGGCGGAGAACAGTTGGATCAATGCGGTGCGCAACTATCGCGAGAATCTAGACGAGTTCAAGATTCTACTTGGGCTGTCCACCCATACGGCCATTGTGCTTGACCCCGCGGAACTCGACGAGTTGCGACGTACGGGCCTGCGCCACCCCAACATCGTCATGGACGACGCGGTGAAGGTGGCCTTCAGTGCCCGTCTGGATCTGTACACGGAGCGCGACCGGGTCGAAGACGCGGAACGAGCGCTGGTCGTGGCCCGGAACGCCCTGCTGCCCGATGTCACCCTTGCCGCCGATGCCTCGGTGCGCAGCCAGGGCGACGACAATTTTCAGCGGCTCGATTTCCGCCGCACCGACTGGAACGCGGGCCTCGATGTGGACCTGCCCCTTGATCGAAAAGCCGAAAGAAACGCATATCGTAGTACGCTGATCCAGTACGA containing:
- a CDS encoding TolC family protein, which produces MRSILLRLSTSTSGGRRVCALLSAVVAAALLASCSTTRFKESADREVYEIIETKSTEVPGMLEDFSIEPTTGADALDDLPVNDVIDPALGETGADESGATVLSLEQALALAVTNSRAYQNRKEALYLEALSLSLDRHRYAPIFSGGAGAEYARTTTTTNEATELSQALGVTNAFIDELEAVTGTPADLLNAYAAVVEQAGDVAGLTGTEAGYASERTASAGTSAGVDWLLKGGGRIAVDLTSNFLRFLTGDTESITSSVLSATVTQPLLRGAGAKVSAERLTQAERDVLYALRDFSRFRQQFTVQVAAAYYQVLQNLDAVHNNWNSLENFRRNAERERDFATEGRSTLASVGRQEAAELGAENSWINAVRNYRENLDEFKILLGLSTHTAIVLDPAELDELRRTGLRHPNIVMDDAVKVAFSARLDLYTERDRVEDAERALVVARNALLPDVTLAADASVRSQGDDNFQRLDFRRTDWNAGLDVDLPLDRKAERNAYRSTLIQYERIKRDLTLAEDTISLDVRSAWRNLESARRNFLVAQKSVDLNMRRVEEQELLAELGRGSALDQVDAQNELTQSQNGLTASLISHTLARLQFWLDMGILYIKEDGQWEEVSDDYQQQL